In Rhineura floridana isolate rRhiFlo1 chromosome 1, rRhiFlo1.hap2, whole genome shotgun sequence, the following proteins share a genomic window:
- the MAFA gene encoding transcription factor MafA yields the protein MASELAMSAADLPTSPLAIEYVNDFDLMKFEVKKEPAEAERFCHRLPPPGSLSSTPISTPCSSVPSSPSFCAPSPGGQAPPGLNHPGGVGGGNPGGAAGKTQLEDLYWMSNYQHHLNPEALNLTPEDAVEALIGNPHHPHHHHHHHHHHHQGGYEGFRGQQFPGEELAPSGHHHHPPGGHHHHPHHLRLEDRFSDDQLVSMSVRELNRQLRGFSKEEVIRLKQKRRTLKNRGYAQSCRYKRVQQRHILENEKCQLQGQVEQLKAEVARLAKERDLYKEKYEKLASRSFAAAAARDPSPAQGPSAGPGKPPAGAADFFM from the coding sequence ATGGCCTCGGAGCTGGCCATGAGCGCGGCGGACTTGCCCACCAGCCCGCTGGCCATCGAGTACGTCAACGACTTCGACCTGATGAAATTCGAGGTGAAGAAGGAGCCGGCGGAGGCGGAGAGGTTCTGCCACCGCCTGCCGCCCCCGGGCTCTCTGTCGTCAACGCCCATCAGCACGCCCTGCTCCTCGGTGCCTTCCTCGCCCAGCTTCTGCGCGCCCAGTCCCGGCGGGCAGGCGCCCCCGGGCCTCAACCACCCGGGCGGCGTTGGCGGGGGCAACCCCGGGGGCGCAGCGGGCAAGACGCAGCTGGAGGACCTCTACTGGATGTCCAACTACCAGCACCACCTCAATCCGGAGGCGCTGAACCTGACCCCCGAGGACGCGGTGGAGGCCCTGATCGGCAACCCGcaccatccccaccaccaccaccatcaccaccaccatcaccaccagggCGGCTACGAGGGCTTCCGGGGGCAGCAGTTCCCCGGCGAGGAGCTGGCCCCCTcgggccaccaccaccaccccccaggcggccaccaccaccacccgcacCACCTGCGCCTGGAGGACCGCTTCTCCGACGACCAGCTGGTCTCCATGTCGGTGCGGGAGCTCAACCGGCAGCTGCGCGGCTTCAGCAAGGAGGAGGTCATCCGCCTGAAGCAGAAGCGGCGGACCCTCAAGAACCGCGGCTACGCCCAGTCCTGCCGCTACAAGCGCGTCCAGCAGCGGCACATCCTGGAGAACGAGAAGTGCCAGCTCCAGGGCCAGGTGGAACAGCTTAAGGCCGAGGTCGCCCGCCTGGCCAAGGAGCGCGACCTCTACAAGGAGAAGTACGAGAAGCTGGCTAGTCGCAGcttcgccgccgccgctgccaggGACCCCTCGCCCGCGCAGGGGCCCAGCGCCGGGCCCGGCAAGCCCCCCGCCGGCGCCGCCGACTTTTTCATGTGA